In one Bactrocera tryoni isolate S06 chromosome 5, CSIRO_BtryS06_freeze2, whole genome shotgun sequence genomic region, the following are encoded:
- the LOC120776428 gene encoding peritrophin-48: MLGKGICLMLLLSVAVNASFDPDEICGLLSNGTRIKDPRACNTWITCIDGVPYAGTCPDDLFYDRNTYTCVNSTSIKCISSNPCATLTDETGFAADPYACDGYYYCNNGTAAHGVCQTGYNFNPGTNDCIRGYACAITMSPDSYCNILPDGVFIKDPNNCVGYQLCWNAHVLSRECPDGYYYNALMADCDYPSNVNCTETSTTLPDLPASELCNQTGIFVSDQSSCNGYYYCGTGTVNGTSSIVLQHGICPNGRFFDASNGGECVPRTNIACNYNNCVGLASNKIELVNVVNDGCHGYTICQDGMSIGNGTCPNSGYFDELNQSCTNETINFAACATS; the protein is encoded by the exons ATGC TGGGCAAAGGAATATGTTTAATGTTGTTGCTTTCCGTCGCCGTGAACGCTAGCTTCGATCCAGATGAAATTTGTGGATTACTTTCGAATGGTACACGTATCAAAGATCCTCGCGCCTGTAATACATGGATAACATGTATTGATGGAGTACCTTACGCTGGCACCTGTCCAGATGATCTCTTTTACGATCGTAACACATATACTTGTGTCAATTCGACCAGTATAAAGTGCATTTCAAGTAATCCATGTGCGACTTTGACTGATGAAACCGGTTTTGCAGCTGATCCTTATGCTTGCGATGGCTACTATTATTGCAATAATGGCACAGCAGCACACGGCGTTTGCCAAACGGGTTATAATTTCAATCCTGGAACGAATGACTGTATTCGAGGTTATGCCTGCGCAATAACAATGAGCCCGGATAGTTATTGCAACATTCTGCCCGACGGCGTGTTTATCAAAGATCCAAACAATTGTGTGGGTTATCAGCTATGCTGGAATGCTCATGTATTAAGTCGCGAATGCCCAGATGGCTATTACTATAACGCGCTTATGGCTGACTGTGATTATCCATCCAATGTGAACTGTACCGAAACATCAACAACTTTACCAGATTTACCGGCTTCTGAGTTGTGCAATCAGACTGGCATATTTGTATCAGATCAGTCTAGTTGCAATGGTTATTACTATTGCGGTACGGGAACGGTGAACGGCACGTCTAGTATAGTCTTACAGCATGGGATTTGTCCAAACGGAAGATTTTTTGATGCATCAAACGGTGGCGAATGTGTACCACGCACTAATATCGCATGCAACTATAATAATTGTGTTGGTTTGGCTAGTAATAAAATAGAGTTGGTTAACGTAGTAAATGACGGCTGCCATGGATACACAATTTGTCAAGATGGCATGTCCATCGGCAATGGCACCTGCCCTAACAGTGGCTACTTCGATGAGCTTAACCAGTCTTGTACAAATGAGACTATCAACTTCGCAGCATGTGCCACTTCATAG
- the LOC120776425 gene encoding peritrophin-48: MFLAKMCMRTTFTLLAAVAITAVQSEMEALTVEDICKQMASNIFILRPNSCDNWVQCPSALNGQDYDEGYCAFGLYFNKDLSRCESSEDVTCPFENTGNNDVNQCASMKDGTFLADPKNCNSYIYCTDGQEAYSNCPKDLVFHPKKGSCVYSNEYQCPKQVENLTASPICNSIPGETVFADITDCTKYQQCEQDGKLSSLQCAEGQAFNYTTLKCVARKEAVCHPLAPELEAEIEICGTEGLVREGYIADDQSCSAYYICAKQKDGKPDRKPMHLKCQEGYFFDSATWSCRDRLNVKCALDRCEGMDNKYVNVAGDCSAYARCKNGVTIASGKCDTNYYFDERTQGCTPHNISYIACSA, encoded by the exons ATGTTCCTTGCAAAGATGTGCATGA GAACAACTTTTACCTTATTGGCCGCGGTTGCCATTACTGCAGTGCAATCTGAAATGGAAGCGTTAACGGTTGAGGATATTTGTAAACAGATGgcatcaaacatttttattttgcgtCCAAATTCTTGCGACAATTGGGTTCAGTGTCCATCCGCACTTAATGGCCAAGACTATGATGAAGGCTACTGTGCGTTTGGCTTATATTTTAACAAGGATCTGAGTCGTTGTGAATCGTCAGAAGACGTAACATGCCCCTTCGAGAATACCGGAAACAATGATGTTAACCAGTGCGCTTCAATGAAAGATGGCACTTTCTTGGCAGATCCCAAAAATTGCAACAGTTACATCTACTGTACGGATGGTCAGGAAGCGTATTCAAATTGTCCCAAAGATTTAGTATTCCATCCCAAAAAAGGTTCTTGTGTTTATTCAAATGAATATCAATGCCCTAAACAAGTTGAAAACTTAACTGCAAGTCCAATTTGTAATTCGATACCTGGTGAAACAGTATTCGCCGACATCACGGATTGTACGAAATACCAGCAATGCGAGCAAGACGGCAAACTAAGTTCGTTGCAGTGTGCAGAAGGTCAAGCATTCAATTATACGACATTGAAGTGCGTAGCTCGCAAGGAGGCAGTTTGCCATCCTTTAGCACCAGAACTCGAAGCTGAAATCGAAATTTGCGGCACGGAGGGCCTTGTCCGAGAGGGCTATATTGCCGACGATCAATCATGTAGCGCATATTATATATGTGCCAAGCAGAAGGATGGAAAACCAGATCGAAAACCTATGCATTTAAAATGTCAAGAAGGATACTTTTTTGATAGCGCAACTTGGTCATGTCGTGACCGTCTGAATGTCAAGTGTGCTTTAGACCGTTGCGAGGGAATGGATAACAAATATGTCAATGTGGCTGGGGACTGTAGCGCATATGCTCGCTGTAAAAATGGCGTAACCATCGCCAGTGGTAAATGTGACACAAACTATTACTTCGATGAACGTACCCAAGGCTGCACTCCACATAACATCAGCTATATAGCTTGTTCAGCCTAA
- the LOC120778430 gene encoding peritrophin-44-like, producing the protein MLKSPLAIFLCFIFSSIYAEQSEPTVEEICKQVAPGTTIIYPNTCDKWVRCPSSFGAEDYEEGSCVFGLYFNKDTGRCESIEDVVCPYASAETSNRCATKEDGTFLEDPDNCSGYVFCINGKEMQSACPYGLIFNPEQSACVYSKDYNCVVKEAVANVNPICKAVPKGLLLANTNDCTKYYKCDEEGQLDSLECTEGEAYNYSTLKCVPRNEVVCHPLAPELEPELDVCGSDNNTLVGYIADKESCSAYYICAQREDGKPDRQPMHLKCQTGYFFDSNTWSCRNRVNVKCYLDRCEGMGNKYVNVIGDCASYAHCKNGVTVNNGKCKTGFFFDESSQVCTQETITYAACMP; encoded by the exons ATGCTGAAAT CACCGCTTGCTATTTTTCTCTGCTTCATTTTCTCATCGATTTACGCTGAACAAAGCGAACCTACCGTTGAGGAGATCTGCAAGCAAGTTGCCCCGGGTACCACTATTATATACCCTAACACATGTGATAAATGGGTTCGGTGTCCGTCGTCGTTTGGTGCTGAAGATTACGAAGAAGGCTCATGTGTTTTCGGCTTATATTTCAATAAGGACACTGGTCGTTGTGAAAGCATTGAAGATGTTGTCTGTCCTTATGCATCTGCTGAAACCAGCAATCGTTGCGCTACCAAAGAGGATGGTACCTTCTTGGAGGATCCAGATAACTGCAGTGGTTACGTTTTTTGTATCAACGGCAAGGAAATGCAATCCGCTTGCCCATATGGTTTAATATTCAATCCAGAACAGTCAGCTTGTGTATATTCAAAGGATTACAATTGTGTAGTGAAAGAAGCTGTAGCCAACGTCAATCCCATTTGTAAGGCTGTACCAAAAGGCCTCTTACTTGCGAATACCAACGACTgtactaaatattataaatgtgaCGAAGAAGGTCAACTCGACTCTTTAGAGTGTACTGAAGGCGAAGCATACAACTATTCCACCCTGAAGTGTGTACCCCGAAATGAAGTGGTCTGCCACCCTTTAGCCCCAGAACTTGAACCAGAGCTTGATGTTTGCGGCAGCGACAATAATACCTTAGTTGGCTACATTGCCGATAAAGAATCTTGCAGTGCGTATTATATATGTGCCCAGAGAGAAGATGGAAAACCTGATCGCCAACCGATGCATCTCAAATGTCAAACTGGCTACTTCTTTGATAGCAATACATGGTCCTGTCGCAATCGTGTGAATGTTAAGTGCTACTTGGACCGTTGTGAAGGAATGGGTAACAAATACGTCAATGTTATCGGCGATTGTGCGTCCTATGCACATTGTAAAAATGGCGTTACAGTGAATAATGGTAAATGCAAAACTGGATTTTTCTTCGATGAAAGCTCACAGGTTTGCACTCAAGAAACTATCACATATGCAGCCTGTATGCCATAA
- the LOC120778431 gene encoding peritrophin-44-like, whose amino-acid sequence MHIVNSSPTDSKLSTIIILILKGLLATINMAKMLLTIFGLLILHQDVVEATYTMNETCAYYTGYIANPTNCQGWGACEDGVLKATGNCSDGYLYDSKKGICNYASKVTCGTSAQNICENSDDNTLVAQPSDCTQYCYCKNKTIMGCTKCPNNQLYNPSLGTCVNTYTCPADSICRLIPNNEFAGSETCGNYLRCLDGSGTESACKTGYFNALTGKCQTTNPCSTVSTSTLAPDTTICSKYTLTSGPQYFADDSTCYGYYTCDSTTGTGIWRSCPYTFNFDSTTSTCVQANQVKCLKNRCANINLTFVTDPSSSCEKYYYCSDGQQSTTSTSCPTNAPYFDEVLQACVPTAPSYPICT is encoded by the exons ATGCATATTGTTAACTCATCACCAACTGATA GTAAACTAAGTACAATTATAATCCTTATTCTTAAAGGTTTACTAGCCACCATAAATATGGCAAAAATGCTGCTAACTATTTTCGGTCTATTGATCTTGCATCAGGATGTAGTTGAAGCAACTTACACAATGAATGAAACGTGCGCCTACTATACTGGTTATATTGCCAATCCAACTAACTGCCAAGGTTGGGGTGCTTGCGAAGATGGAGTACTGAAAGCTACAGGAAATTGTAGCGATGGCTATCTATACGATTCGAAAAAAGGCATTTGTAATTACGCAAGTAAAGTAACGTGCGGTACCTCCGCACAGAATATTTGTGAGAATTCGGACGATAATACTTTAGTCGCTCAACCGAGTGACTGCACGCAATATTgctattgcaaaaacaaaaccataatGGGATGTACGAAATGTCCTAACAACCAGCTTTACAATCCGAGCTTAGGCACTTGTGTTAACACATATACTTGCCCAGCGGATTCCATTTGTCGTTTAATTCCCAATAACGAGTTTGCTGGATCCGAAACGTGTGGCAATTACTTGAGATGTCTAGATGGTTCGGGAACTGAAAGTGCATGTAAAACCGGCTATTTTAATGCCTTAACTGGAAAATGCCAAACCACTAATCCGTGCTCTACTGTTAGCACAAGTACACTTGCACCTGATACAACCATATGCTCGAAATATACACTAACCTCTGGACCCCAGTATTTCGCGGATGATTCAACATGTTATGGCTACTATACTTGTGATAGTACAACCGGAACGGGTATATGGAGATCATGTCCATACACGTTTAATTTCGATAGCACAACCAGCACGTGCGTCCAGGCTAACCAAgttaaatgtttgaaaaatcgTTGTGCAAACATCAATCTCACTTTTGTCACTGACCCATCATCAAGCtgcgaaaaatattattattgtagtgATGGCCAACAAAGTACTACATCCACGAGTTGTCCAACAAACGCTCCATATTTTGATGAAGTTCTCCAAGCTTGTGTCCCAACGGCTCCCTCGTATCCGATTTGTacttga
- the LOC120778432 gene encoding uncharacterized protein LOC120778432, with protein MWCLVAFIVYLCGLSSGIEDLSEMLCSDVSNGAIVPNLRDCNSYFICGNVPMISYCDQGLHFDADNKVCNWPEIANCQFKKINISTNKHTESQTTTSDYTIPKKLNLVTGPDYITPKELNLLKTELDSDVPGSDYVTPKEVNLLKTELDSDENINLNESDMTPQHITFIAFDVNTRNPVNPMTNYDPLNVACNHYGTYFLPHPNDCSSYYICAFGHMMQHKCGRGAGWNYKRQVCEVRPLTECYAGATYQTNSAQLSTEVKISTVFSSQQLFSNTPMSEVCMACFGLTSQPPDPSVSSNFETTRFIPAEPQRLPTAPILGPADIPEGNVPNCPKNSQIYLPHATDCGKYYICIIGMPVLTSCPEGLYWDQTAELCDSSSNVVCP; from the exons atgtggTGCCTTGTGGCATTTATCGTATACCTTTGTGGATTAAGCTCCGGCATAGAAGATTTATCCgaaatg cTTTGTAGTGATGTCTCTAATGGCGCAATTGTGCCGAATCTGCGCGAttgtaattcatattttatttgtggAAATGTACCAATGATAAGCTATTGTGATCAAGGTCTCCATTTTGATGCAGATAACAAAGTTTGCAATTGGCCAGAAATCGCAAATTGCCAATTTAAAAAG ATTAATATCTCAACGAATAAACATACTGAGAGTCAAACCACTACATCAGACTATACAATTCCAAAGAAACTGAATTTAGTCACTGGACCAGACTATATAACGCCAAAGgaattgaatttattgaaaacagaGCTTGATTCGGATGTTCCTGGATCAGACTATGTAACGCCAAAGGAggtgaatttattgaaaacagaGCTGGATTCGGATGAAAACATCAATTTAAATGAATCGGACATGACGCCGCAACATATTACTTTTATAGCTTTTGATGTGAATACGCGAAATCCAGTTAATCCCATGACGAATTATGATCCTCTAAATGTGGCATGCAACCACTATGGAACTTATTTTTTACCACATCCCAACGACTGCAGTTCATATTATATATGCGCATTCGGTCATATGATGCAACACAAATGCGGACGTGGCGCTGGATGGAACTATAAACGCCAAGTTTGCGAAGTTCGTCCGTTGACCGAATGCTATGCTGGAGCTACTTACCAAACGAACTCTGCTCAATTAAGTACGGAAGTCAAGATTTCTACAGTATTTTCCAGTCAACAATTATTTAGCAATACTCCAATGAGTGAAGTGTGCATGGCATGCTTTGGTCTCACAAGTCAACCACCTGATCCAAGTGTATCGTCAAATTTTGAGACAACACGATTCATACCCGCTGAACCTCAACGGCTACCTACAGCGCCGATATTAGGCCCAGCAGATATCCCTGAAGGCAATGTACCTAATTGTCCCAAAAACAGTCAAATATATTTACCACACGCCACAGATTGcggcaaatattatatatgcattaTCGGTATGCCAGTTTTAACCTCTTGCCCAGAGGGTTTGTATTGGGATCAAACGGCAGAGCTTTGTGATTCATCATCGAATGTAGTGTGTCCCTAG
- the LOC120776436 gene encoding protein snakeskin-like: MVSVETIGSIFIKTLKLTINVVILILYCIGDEGIFLGVSGTWNLNEEKSPSPEIVASGIFVGFLIYTTVHTVAFFFGTTKHKRELTDTLMNMVGTAMWIAIGGVALHYWGGYMSDQDFLYVNAERQTGIAMGALCVIEGALYLLDTVLACIHYSKAEDIEYTGVGH, from the exons ATGGTGTCTGTGGAAACGATTGGATCGATATTTATCAAAACTCTGAAATTG ACGATCAACGTTGTTATTCTTATCCTTTACTGTATTGGGGATGAGGGCATTTTTTTGGGCGTTAGCGGAACATggaatttaaatgaagaaaaaagcCCTTCACCGGAAATCGTAGCCTCTGGTATATTTGTAGGTTTTCTAATCTATACCACTGTGCACACAGTGGCTTTCTTCTTCGGCACCACCAAGCATAAACG tGAGCTGACAGACACACTGATGAATATGGTCGGCACAGCCATGTGGATTGCCATTGGCGGTGTGGCTTTACATTATTGGGGCGGCTATATGTCTGACCAGGACTTTCTCTACGTAAATGCTGAGCGTCAAACGGGCATCGCAATGGGTGCGCTGTGTGTAATTGAAGGTGCTCTTTATTTATTGGACACTGTATTAGCTTGCATACACTATTCCAAGGCTGAGGATATCGAATACACAGGCGTTGGGCATTAG
- the LOC120776434 gene encoding protein snakeskin-like, which yields MDRSKMVSYETMASICLKILKLLNNIGVLVLYRTGNGGDFLGIGGNWNLQERHNASLEMLASGIFVGFVIYTAVVIIGYCFGGNTNKRDLTDILMNTIGAVLWITAGGIAIHYWFGYMTDGSFAYASSERGVGLTMGALCVSQGALYIVDTILGYALYYKGPTEYAVIRQYTLE from the exons ATGGATCGTTCAAAAATGGTTTCTTACGAGACAATGGCGTCgatatgtttaaaaatactgaaactg CTCAATAACATCGGCGTACTAGTCTTATACCGCACGGGGAACGGTGGCGATTTCCTAGGTATCGGTGGCAATTGGAATTTACAGGAAAGGCATAATGCTTCCCTTGAAATGCTTGCTTCTGGCATCTTTGTTGGATTTGTTATATACACAGCTGTAGTTATTATTGGATACTGTTTTGGAGGTAACACAAATAAGCG agACTTAACCGACATTCTTATGAATACAATTGGAGCCGTATTGTGGATAACAGCAGGTGGGATAGCAATACACTACTGGTTTGGGTACATGACCGATGGTAGTTTTGCATATGCCAGTAGTGAACGTGGTGTTGGTTTAACAATGGGCGCTTTGTGCGTTTCTCAGGGTGCTCTTTATATAGTGGATACGATTTTGGGATACGCTCTATACTATAAAGGCCCCACAGAGTATGCCGTCATAAGGCAGTATACGTTGGAATAA
- the LOC120776433 gene encoding protein snakeskin-like, translating to MEWSLIWIFSIVIKALKLILNLAIIIIYRVGAGGYFLGVGGTWNLWEEKSAGCEIFASGVFIGFIVYTGVHTIAYFFGPNKYKHELTDTMMNVVGTFLWALVGGIALHYWVGYMDTSDYSYLGVQHVPVSAGSDKLVGIIMGSLCILEAALYLVDTVMSCLHYSKGDTDYTGVAR from the exons ATGGAATGGTCATTGATTTGGATATTTTCAATTGTGATTAAAGCATTGAAATTG ATTCTTAATTTAGCTATAATTATCATTTATCGTGTTGGCGCTGGAGGCTACTTTCTGGGAGTGGGTGGCACATGGAATCTTTGGGAAGAGAAGAGTGCAGGTTGTGAAATATTCGCTTCCGGCGTCTTCATTGGATTCATTGTTTATACGGGCGTACACACAATTGCTTACTTCTTTGGACCCAACAAATACAAACA TGAACTCACAGACACCATGATGAATGTGGTGGGCACCTTTTTGTGGGCCTTAGTTGGTGGCATTGCACTGCACTATTGGGTCGGCTACATGGACACAAGTGACTACTCCTACTTGGGAGTTCAGCATGTACCAGTTAGTGCGGGTAGTGACAAGCTGGTTGGCATTATAATGGGATCGCTCTGCATACTCGAGGCAGCTTTATATTTGGTGGACACCGTAATGAGTTGCCTGCACTACTCGAAGGGCGACACTGACTATACTGGTGTGGCACGTTAG